From a single Brassica rapa cultivar Chiifu-401-42 chromosome A01, CAAS_Brap_v3.01, whole genome shotgun sequence genomic region:
- the LOC103845969 gene encoding 40S ribosomal protein S14-2: protein MSRRKTREPKEETVTLGPAVRDGEQVFGVVHIFASFNDTFIHVTDLSGRETLVRITGGMKVKADRDESSPYAAMLAAQDVAQRCKELGITAMHVKLRATGGNKTKTPGPGAQSALRALARSGMKIGRIEDVTPVPTDSTRRKGGRRGRRL from the exons TCGAGGAGAAAGACCAGAGAGCCCAAGGAGGAAACCGTCACACTCGGACCTGCTGTTCGTGACGGAGAGCAAGTGTTCGGTGTTGTTCACATCTTTGCTTCTTTCAATGACACTTTCATT CACGTTACTGATTTGTCGGGAAGAGAAACTCTCGTCCGTATCACCG GTGGGATGAAGGTGAAGGCTGACCGTGATGAGTCCTCTCCTTATGCTGCTATGCTTGCCGCTCAAGATGTTGCTCAAAGATGCAAG GAGCTTGGCATCACAGCCATGCACGTGAAGCTCCGTGCCACTGGAGGAAACAAAACCAAGACGCCAGGACCTGGTGCTCAGTCAGCTCTCAGAGCCCTTGCTCGTTCTGGCATGAAGATTGGTCGTATTG AGGATGTGACTCCGGTTCCCACCGACAGTACACGTAGAAAGGGTggacgaagaggaagaagactctGA